Genomic window (Desulforapulum autotrophicum HRM2):
TGACCGATGGTCTTGTGGAGAAGGTAGACAACCACCTGTCCATGGGTTTTGAGTCCATCAACCGAGCCCCATACCTTGATGATCCAGTTAAGGGCCTGCTGGGGAGGGGTGATGTTATCCCCACTTGATGCAAACACAAGAACTGGATCTTCAATGTTTTTAAGATCGATCCGTGTTCGTTCATCCAGTTCCAGCAGTCCCTGTTCAAGCCGGTTGCCCACAAAGAGGTTGGACACGATAAAGTGGATCTCCTCGGCAGTCATATAGTAATAACCGTTCCACCATCGTTCGAATTCAAGGTAGCGGTGCTCTTCTGTGTCGATTCTGGCATAGACATTGTACTGCTTTGTCCACAGGGAGTTGGCCGGATTCAGGTCTTCAAATCCTGCCACAAGGTTTGCCCCGTCAAATTTTCCATTCCCGAGATCGCTGAAAAGTGACGTCATCCAGGTGCCGCCGGTGAGTCCTCCCTTGTAGCGCATGGGGTTTTTCCCTTCAACGCCCGCCCAATAGGAGAGGGGAGAACCGTTGAAAACAAGGGGACCTGTGAGGTCCGGCCGATCGGCCCCGATAAGGGCTGCGGCCCATCCGCCCTGGCAGTTGCCGATCAGGGCCGGTTTTTCCGCATCCGGGTGAAGCCGGTTGATTTCCTGGAGGAATCTGACCTGGGTACGCTGGACATCGGCCAGGGTTTGACCCGGCTCAGGCTCGGGGAAAAAAAGGATGAAATAGACGGGATGGCCCAGGGTCAGGGCGATACCGATCTCCGAGTCTCGCTTAGAGCCGCCGATGCCGGGCCCGTGACCAGCCCTGGGATCCAGGATGACAATGGGACGGCGTATGGAGGTGGAGGTCCGGGTTTCTTGGTCAACTTGAACAGCCCTTCGTTCTTTGTCATCGTTTGCCTTGAAAACAGGCTGGTGTCTGCGGTTGATGATCCTGGCAAGGGTGAAATTGACGGGCTTTTCAAAATTGCGTCCATCCATGACGATTTTATAGTCAAAGGTAAGGACCGGCGGGTTGCCCTGTGCCAGGTGCTCGTTGTAGATGTTTCCCCTTTTTCTCAAGGTGTCCATGAACAGGACCCCTCGCTGCCAGGCATCGTCAACGTATTCCCACAGATCTTTGAAAAAGGCTGATCCCGGATATTCCATAACGGGGTGCTGTTCCATCTTTTACTCCTGTGCTGCTCCTGTATGAAAAGCCTGATTCAACGTCAAGAACAAGGTGTCGAAGGTTTGGGTTCAGCAGGGCGGGGAGTCCACTATCATGAGTCCCACATAGTAATGACGGTTTGAATTGCCTTTCGGGGTTTTTGTGATGTGTCTGATCCGGGTACTGAGTTTTACGGCCGGGTCTGATTTGTCCCTGGGGCAGTACTTTATCTCCAGGACGTCCCCCAGGTGGAGGTGGTTCATTATCTCAGAGTTCTCCTGGACCAGAACACACAAGCCCGCTTCCGAGCGGTCCCTGAGTTTAAACTGATAGCTGTAGGGCAGGTCCGTGATGAAAAGTTCAACGCTGTGAAATTTGTCAAGGTATTGGCGCGGGGCGTATCTCTTATCTGTTTGGTTTCCACGGTTTGCGTGTTCGGTCATCAAAATTTGGCTGAGAAGCACCAACTCCTTTGGCTCTGGTTTATGGCAAGGGCAGACAAATATCCCTTTGATTTGGTATATAAAAAACAGTGCGGTGTCAATGCAAAAGAACAGGGCTTTTTCTTTTCCACCCATTGTGGTAAAAGGCAGATCAAACAATGGTTAATCCCAGGGAGGAACAATGGAAAGAGCGGATGAACGTCTGGAGCGGTTGAGCCGGCTTTACGCCCTCTATGACCGGTTCATGGGCCCCAAAGAATTTTTCTGTCACAGGGGTTGTTCTACCTGCTGCACCTGCAATGTAACCCTCACAACCCTTGAAGTCGATTATATCCGGTGCCACCTGGGGCCGGAAGGGACAGAGGCCATTGTGGAGCGGGTCAGAAATAATTTTTCCAGAAAACGGTTCCAGCCGAAAATAACCCTGAACGGTTTTGCCAGGGCCTGTATGGCGGGCCGTCAGGTCCCGGACGAGGAAAATGATCCCCGATGGGGTACTTGCCCTTTATTGTTGGACCAGGTGTGCACCATCTATCCAGTAAGGCCCTTTGGATGCAGAATCCTTGTTTCCACGGACGACTGTTCCCATACCGGGGTGGCCACCCTTTCTGAATTTACCCTTACCGTCAACAATGTTTTCATGCAGTACATTGAACATATGGATTGCTGCGGTGTGTATGGAAATCTTTCCGACATGTTTCTTGCGTTGTCCGGAGACGAGACGGAGGGCCTTTCTGTCACCATCAAGAACCAGGAGGCAAAGGGGTTCATGGTACCCCCTGAGCACAGGCAAAGAATTCGTCCCTTGCTCGAGGAGATGACACGGATTTAGACCTGGAGGAGTGCAGGTCCTGCTTAAAATGTGACAGGACTTTTGATGTCGGCAAATATTGCCTAGTGCCTTATTTTTACAGCCTTTTTCGGGGGGGCGATCTTGATCAGGCCCGGCATGACCCTGTTTCTACCGCTCAACTTTGACTTATAGAGCATTTCGTCTGCATCCTTGACCAGCCTTGAACTGTCCGCATGTGGATGAAGTTCAGCAATGCCGAAGCTTGCTGTCACTTTTATATTTCCGCTGTCTGTTTTGATCTCTTTTGATTGGATTTTCAGCCTGAGTCTGTCGGCAAGTTCAATGGCTTTGTGCTTTGCTGTTTCCGGCAGGATTGCAATAAATTCCTCTCCGCCATAGCGGGCAAGGGTGTCGCCCCGCCTTATGTTGTCAGCTACCAGGCGGGAAATCTCTTTTAATACCTCGTCTCCAGCGGGGTGGCCATGGGTATCGTTGACTCTCTTGAAGTGGTCAATATCAAACATGAAGATACTCAGGGGTTTTTTGTGGCGGGTTGCATCACTGACGCTTCGCTGGATCTGGTTTTGAAATTCGCGTCTATTGTAACATCCTGTAAGAGGATCAAGGCTTGCGGCATCGGTGAGCCTTGCAATGTTCATCTGGCGTGAGATGGCAATGCCTGTACTTTTGAGGATGATATTGACGATCTCGTCGTGGTAGTTGAGCAGGGTTTGATTGGGAAGCATGTAGATCTTCGCCCGGCAGTTCTCCTCGATCAAATCATAGGAGGTAAGATTTTTGAGGCTGCATTCTGACTCCTTATCGTCCGGGTGAAACGTATGGTTCAGGTAATTGATGTTTGAGTTGTCAGTGATGTCAAAATCGTTGATGATCACTGATTCAAGGGACTTCTTGTACATTCTGGGGTCGAGCCATACGTCAATTCCCCTGTCTGTTCTAATAACAAAGGCAAACAGCCTGTAGTTCAAGATGTCTTTGAAGCACAGGGATACTTCAGATATGATTTCTCTGGGATTTTGTTTTTGGTTCAAGGTCACAATATACTGGGTTAAACGCCTGTGGTCGGATTGTCTGCCCGCTGCACTGAAAAGCGTTGAAAAAACCGCTGAAACCTTGTTGGAAAGCCTGTTTAGAGAACCTTTCATCTTAAATCCTTTCAAAGAGAGTGAACATTGAAAGGATAAGAAGGCAATAACAATGCCAAAGGGGTTTTAATTTTGTTTATATCAATTAAATCAGTTTGTTATCGTTTGTCGGGTGTGTCTATGGGCCGGGTAGACTGGGTAAAAGTTGCCGGACCCGTGACAGGTTTATGACGCTGCTATAAATTGCCCTTAAGTCCAATGGCCTCGGCAACCGCCTGCATGCCAAGGATGGTCTCTGAGATCAGTTCGCCCCTGTCCATCTGGAGCATTTCAGCACCCTTTTGGATTACTGACCTGTCAACGCCTGCGGCAAAGCTTTTGTCCTTCCATTTTTTAGTGACTGATTTGGCCTTGAGGTCAAGAACGCTTCTTGACGGTCTCACAAGGCAGGTGCTTGTAATAAGCCCCGTCAATTCATCAACGGCATAGAGGGTCTTTTCAAGTAGGGATTCAGGTTTTACATCCGAGCACAACCCCCAGCCATGGCTCTCAATCGCCCTGATATATGCTTCCGGCCAGTTGCGGGCCATGAGAATCTCCCTTGTTTTTTTGCAGTGCTGGTCCGGGTAGCGTTCGTAATCAAGATCGTGAACCAAGCCAATGATCTGCCATTTTTCCCTGTCTTTGCCGAATTTGTCTGCAAAATGGCCCATGACGCCTTCCACGGCAAGTCCATGGCGAATGAGGCTGTCGGATGTGTTGAATTCCTTTAAAAGATCAAAGGCCTCTTTCCTTGTCGGCAGTGCTGTTTCCATTGAAACTCCTTGAGTTTTTAACTGGTTTGTGCAATTAGAATTCCATATCGATAATTGGCACCTGTGTCAAATTTATTTGTATAAAAATCTACAATGATGTGTATAGAACGACGGAACGGGGTTGGAAGAGATCCTGGCGAATCGTTGATATGGGACAAGCAATAAAGGACGAGCAGAACAATGGATATAATAAAGACAACAGGGCAGATGCAGCAGTGGTCTGAACGGGTTCGTAAGCAGGGCAAAACCATCTGTCTGGTTCCCACCATGGGATATTTTCACGATGGACATTTAAGTCTGATGGATGCGGGTAGAACCCAGGCGGACCACCTTGTGGTCAGCCTTTTTGTCAACCCGATTCAGTTTGGTGCCAACGAGGATCTTGATGCCTATCCAACGGATCATGACAGGGATTTTAAACTGGCCGAGTTAAAGGGGGCTGCCGTTGTCTTTGCCCCTGGACCTGAAGAACTTTATCCCCCGGGCTTTCAGACCGCTGTGACCCTCAGCCAACTTCCCCTGCACCTTTGCGGCCTCAGTCGGCCGGTTCATTTCCAGGGGGTTGCAACCGTCGTTACCAAACTCTTTAACATCGTTGGACCGGATGTTGCCGTTTTTGGGTCCAAGGATTTTCAGCAACTCCAGGTGATTCGTCGGCTGGTCAAGGATCTTAACTTTAATATCAGGATCATGGGGTGTCCCATTGTAAGGGAGGCTGACGGCCTTGCCATGAGTTCAAGAAATCTTTATCTTTCCGCGGATGAACGAAATTCTGCCCTGAGTCTTTCTTGTTCCCTTGCCCTTGCAGCGGAGATGGTACAGGCTGGTGAAACCCGATGTCGACCCATAATTGCAGCGGTTGAAAAATTTATACTGGGCCATCAGGGGACCCAGGTTGATTATGTCTGCCTGTGTGATCCTTTGACCCTTGAGGCGGTAGATACCATTACATCGCCTGTACTTCTGGCTCTGGCCGTTCAGGTTGGCACCACACGGCTGATTGACAATCAGGTTATTGATCCAGAACAATAACCACCTGGCACTTGCGCATGAAAAGATGCCGCTCGGCTGTTCGTTCAATGGTGACGGCATCTGATCTGGATATGACGATGGTGTGGTTCGTTTCGCCCCCTTTTCTCAGGCCGCGAATGACAAGGGGGTTGGAACCCGTTCGTCGGCTGTTCATTACAGGGTCAAGAGTGCAGGAAAACCGGCACACACCTGCCTGAACCGCATATTCCCTGCTGATGAACCTGGCACTGTAAATTTCCTCTCCCTGTTCACTGACAACGGAAGGGGTGATTGTCGGTTTGAAATCTATTCCCCTGGCATCCAGGATCAGGCCCGTGTAGGGTTCGTGCCTGACCCTGGCCCCACGATGATACTTATCCTTCTGGGGGATGATTTTCAGGCCAATGATCTCCTGAATGTCTTCGGGCAGTACGAGCTGGAGAAATCCGCCAAAAATCGTGGTTTCAATGGTCACGGCCATGGCCCGGTCCGAGGTGTAGTGCTGGTGAGTCAATGTGGCATCCATGGCCTGCTTTTCAATGCCTGCAATGATTGGATCACCGGGCAAGAAATTGTCCCTGTCTGACGTATCAAAGGCGATTTCCATGAGTATATGAATCAGGTTCTGCCGGGCATCAAGGGTTGCCTGTATGAGGATGGCGTCCGGAGAATCGTTCAAGGGATTTTCAGAGGGAGCAGCCTTGCCCGTTGCTTGAACTGTGCCCGTGGTCCAGTTGATACTGCCGTTTTTATGGACCGTTATGCAGTCGTTTTCCTCAATTGCCCAGACCGCTGCCGAGAGAGTAAAAATAAAGAGCATGAGAAAAAACGATGTTCTAGCATAGTGTGTATGTGTCATGGGTATGGGTGTCCATGTGGTTAAAAACGTGGTCAAGGGCCGTTGAAAGATCCGGACATTGGGGCATGGTTGAGGCTATTTTTTCGATATAATGCCTGTCTTTTACCCTATCAATAGTTGGTGTAAAATTGAGGTCAAAGACCCAGGAGATCTGCATCAACTTGAAATCGTTGAGCTGCTTAACTGCCGCGCTTCTTACAAAGCGTCTCTGGAACAGGGCCTGGAACGCCTCAGGTGAGTATCCGCCCCTGTCTTCAAGTCCGAGTTCGATGAATTTATCGGTCTTTTTTCCATGGTTCAGGTAGTGGTCTATGACTACCTGCCAGATGTCGAGCTTGTCCGCATCCCTTATTAACCCCATGAAAAAAAGAGTCCTTTTATCCCTGTCCCCGGGAAGGTCGGCTGCATTGTGGAACCTTACGGCATCAATGATGAGTTCCCTTTCTTCAGGCGTGAGGGGATCAAGGAGTCTCAGGGCTTCAATAACCTCAACACCCAGGGCCGCATGGTTTGCTGATACAGCGTCAAGAAAGGTGTTGTAGCGTTTGAACTGCTCGAATCGCCCAATGTCGTGGAGCAGGGCAATGGCCTGGGCAAGGATAAGATCGGGTCCGGACAGTCCGAGTGCCTCGCCAATGTCGACGATCTCCCTGCATACCCTCAGGGTGTGGTTTCGTTTGAGAACATGGGGGCCATCATCCACACCCGGATCGATAAAGGTGGCTGCATAGTCGGAAAATTGCTGTTTAAGGGTGTCAAGGGCTTGGGTTTTCATCTGTCACCTAATGCTGGGGTTGATCGTGGATAAAGGTGGTTTCAATAAAAAGGGCAACGGCTTCGGCATCGTTGATGTCAAAGGTCGGCACAGGGGGCCTGAGGCTTGCGTCGGTGATAAAGGCCACAAGGTTGGGATCTTCTATGAAAAGAGGGTTCTCATGGCCGCCAGCCGTTCTGAAGATCTCTATTTTCGGGATTCGTTCGTGTTTGAACCCCTCCACAATGATAAGATCCATGTCTGAAAGATAGTGAACGACATCCTTGAGGGAGGGGGCTTCTATGTCCTTGACAAGGGCAATGGCCTTGTCGGACACCACCAGGGTGGAAGCGGCCCCGGCCTTTTTATGGCGCCAGGAGTCCTTGCCTGTTTTGTCCATGTCAAACCCCCTGTGGGCATGTTTGACAACGCCTATTTTGTGGCCTCGGCTTTTGAGTATGGGGATTATTTTTTCAAGCAGGGTGGTCTTGCCTGATCTTGATTTTCCTACGATTGCAATTGTTAGGGGTCTCATTCTGGGTTCCTGTTTATATTTAATCTTTACTAATAGTTTTCATGGGCGATAAAGTCAAGACACAACACCATGGCATGGTGATTTACGTTCAAGTATGATATGCAGGCTAAACAACAATAGGATTTTTATAAATGGATATGAAGAGAAAAACAAACATTGTTCTTATCGGCATGCCAGCCGCGGGTAAAAGCACCATTGGGGTCCTTCTGGCAAAAAAGTTGGGGCTTTCATTCATGGACACCGACCTTGTGATCCAGGCTCGGGAGAAAAAACTTTTGCCTGAAATTATTGCACAGAGGGGCATTGACCGCTTTCTGGAGCTGGAAGAGCGCTGCCTTTGCTCGCTTGGGGTGACTGACTCAGTCATTGCAACGGGGGGCAGTGCAGTCTATTCGGGCCAGGCCATGGCGGCCCTTGGAGGAACCGGTGTCCTTGTTTACCTTGAAACTGGGCTTGATGCATTGGAAACACGCCTTTCCTCCCTGGATTCAAGGGGTGTGGTTCGATCCAGGGGTCAGAGCGTTGCCGATCTCTACCGTGAAAGAATACCGCTTTATCAAAAATATGCCGACGTCACTGTCCCCTGCGGTTCCATGACGCCGGATCAGGTGCTGTCTACCCTGATGAACATCAAACAAATTGTCAAAGGTTAAGGAGGAGGAGAATGGGTGATCTGCTTTCAACAAAAGAGGTGGCAAAATTTCTCAATGTCAACGAGAAAATGGTGTACACCCTGATATCGGACAAGGGGCTTCCTGCCACCAAGGTGACGGGCAAGTGGCTGTTCCCCCTGGATCTTGTGAAGCAGTGGATCGAAGCCGGCACGGTGAATTATCCTGAACCCGCTACAAAGCTTCCTCCCTATCATGGTCTGGTGCTGATTGCCGGCAGCAATGATTTGCTCCTTGACAGGACTATCTCAACCTTTAACACCCGGTTTCCCGATCACATGGCCATGTTCGGATTTACAGGCAGCATGGGTGGCCTTCGGGCCCTTCGCCAGAATCTTTGCCACATTGCATCCAGCCATTTGATCTCAGGCGAAGGGGACGAGTATAACTTCCCCTACATCCTCAAGGAGATGGAGCGTATGCCTGCGGTGGTCAACTTCTGCATGCGCGAGCAGGGGATACTCGTGGGCAAGAACAACCCCCTTGACATCAAATCGGTTGAAGACCTGGCAAACAGTAAGGTTACCGTGGTGAACCGCATCCTTGGTACAGGCACCCGAACGCTTTTTGACCGGGAGTTGAAAAAGGCCGGGATCAAGCCCGAGGCAATCAAAGGGTATGACAATGTCCTTGCCAAGCATATGGATATCGGCCTTGCCATCCTTGAGGGAATCGCAGATGCCGGGCCGGGGATCCGGCCCGTGGCCAACCGGCTCGGTCTTGGGTTTATCCCCATCTGCTGGGAGCGGTTTGATCTTTTGATTACCAAGGAGCGGTTTTTTGACCAGGGGGTTCAGCTTTTTCTAGGTACTCTGAAAGAGCCGTTTTTCAAGGATTCCGCAGCAAACCTCGGGGGCTATGACCTTTCCATGTCCGGCCGTATGGTTTATTCTGAATAAATCTTTGGCACCCTTGCCGTGAGGGATGAAATCACCTCATAGTTGATGGTGCCGATGGTCTCAGCCATTTCATCGGCCGTGATACGTTGATTCGCCTGGGTGCCGAGGATAACCACCTCGTCCCCGGGCTTGACTCCGGGAATCTCTCCCACGTCAATGAGGGTTTGATCCATACAGACCCTTCCGGCGATGGGGGCTTTTCTACCCCGAACAATCATCTCTCCCCTGGACGAGAAAAGCCTGGAAAACCCGTCAGCATAACCGATGGGAACGGCTGCGATGACGGTCTCTTTTTCGGTTTCATAGGTCATGCCGTAGCTCACCTTGAACGATTTGGGAACTTTTTTAACCGAGGTGATAATGCTGTGGATCTCCATGGCAGGCCTGAGGTCCAGGGATCGGATGTCGACCTCTCCAGACGGGGCAAGCCCGTACATGGCGATTCCGGCCCTGACCATGTTGAAGTGGGCCTCTGGAAGATCGATGAGGGCGGCGCTGTTTGCAGAGTGTACCAGCGGGATTTCGATGCCCAGGTGTTTCAACCCTTCAATGAAGGCCATGAAGGTCTGGTGCTGGTACTCTGCATAGCCCTTGTCCAGGGTGTCTGCCGCAGCAAAGTGAGTGTAAATGCCCTCTATTTTAAGGCCGGGAAGGGCTGAGATGGTTAAAACTTCAGCAAGGGCACCTTTTTTTTCTGAAGATGGTCTTCTTGAATCGGGTAAAATTCCGAGTCTGCCCATGCCCGTGTCCACCTTGAGGTGAATTTTGATGTGGGTCCCTTTGGCCACTGCTCGTTCAGAGAGCATACAGGCTGTTTCAAGGTCAAACACCGTGGGGCTGACTTCAAGGGCAATGAGTGTGTCCACATCGCTTTCCGGGATATACCCAAATACAAGGATGGGGGCGTTGATGCCAGCGTTCCTGAGTTCAAGGGCCTCATGGAGCCTGGCAACACCCAGGTGGGTGACTCCGCTTTCAAGGGCTTTTTTCGCCACCCTTACAGCGCCGTGGCCATAGGCATCGGCCTTGACAACGGCCATAACGGCAGTGTGCGCCTTTGTCAGCGCCCTGAGGGTTTTTAGATTGTGGGCAATGGCATCAAGGTCAATCTGCCGCCATACCAGGCTGGCTGGGGGGTTTTCTGTCTTCATCTTTTTCTCTCAGTGTCGTATGGAACAATTGTTTACCCAGGGGGAGACCGTGGCTTTAAGGGCGAGCATTTCTTCGTTGGAGAAAAATCGGTCTTCCGGTTCAAAGAAAGAGGGGTTGAGCATGGCCACATTCCTTGAGCAGGGCTGGAGGAAATAGTGTTTGGCCCCCTTGATCATGGCGCCGATATCCTCCATTTTTTGCTGGTCTATCAGCGGTTTCACGCAGGTGGTCCTGAATTCATAGGCCGGGGCCTGGGCCATGATGATTTTGATGGCTGCTGAAACGGTTTTTACGTCAAACCGTCTGCCTGCGGCAAGGTAATACCCATCAAGGTTGCTCTTGATGTCCATGGCGATATAATCCACAAGCCCCTTTTCTAAAAGGCTTTTTATGATTTCAGGACGGCTGCCGTTGGTGTCAAGCTTTACACGGAAGCCAAGCGCCTTGATATCTCTGATAAATTGTGCAAGATCAGGCTGGAGGGTTGGTTCTCCGCCGGTGATCACAACACCATCAATGAGCCCCTGGCGCTTGTTAAGAAAGGCAAAAATTTCCTCTTTGCCAATGGGTTTAATTTCCCTGGACTTTGCCTGGTCGACAAGGTCTGGGTTGTGGCAATAGGGGCAGACAAAGTTGCAGCCGGTCGTAAATACCACCGACGCAACAAGGCCTGGAAAGTCTATCATGGAATTTTTCTGGAAACCGCCGATTTTCATGGACTAGGCTACCTTAAAGTTTTTGCGCATGCAAAATTCGGTCTGCTTACCGTTGTTCCACTGCTTGACGGGTCTGAGATAGCCGACAACCCGTGAGTATACTTCGGTTTCATCCCCGCATTGTTCACAGGTTGGATGTTCGCCTGAAATATAGCCATGGGAGGGGCAGACGCTGAAGGTAGGGGTGAGGGTGAAGTAGGGCAGGCGGTAGTTGCCCGAGACTTTTTTGACCATGGCTTTGACCACTTCGATGTCAGTCACCTCTTCACCCAGAAAAAGGTGGAGAACAGTTCCGCCGGTGTAGCGGGTCTGGAGTTCATCCTGAAGGTCCAAGGCTTCAAAAAGGTCGTCGGTGAAATTCACGGGCAGCTGGGTTGAGTTAGTGTAAAAGGGGTCTTTGCCCTGGCTGAACTCGTCCTCATTGGCGCAGATGATGTCCGGAAACATCTGTTTGTCCTTCATGGCAAACCGGTAGGTGGTTCCCTCGGCAGGGGTAGCTTCAAGATTGAAGATCTCCCCTGTTTCTGCCTGGAGTTCTTCGATGCGTGTCCTGATATGGTCCATTACCCGGATGGAAAAGGCCTGACCCTGTTTTGTGGCGATTCCCTGGCCCAGGAAGTTGATGCACGCTTCGTTCATGCCAAGGATGCCGATGGTGGAGAAATGGTTCTGCCAGTAACAGCCCGCGTTCTCCTTGATTTTTCTAAGGTAGAACTTGGAGTAGGGGTAGAGGTTGCCCTCTGTGAACCGTTCGAGCACCTTGCGTTTGATGGTCAGGGACTGGCCTGCAATTGAGATCAGGCGATCAATTCGGGTGAAAAAGTCGGTTTCCGTTTCTGCAATAAACCCGATCCGGGGCAGGTTCAGGGTGACAACGCCGATGGAGCCGGTCAGGGGGTTTGCCCCGAATAGTCCGCCTCCCCGTTTTTTGAGCTCACGGTTGTCCAGCCTCAGGCGGCAGCACATGGAGCGGGCATCGTCTGGACTCATGTCTGAGTTGACAAAGTTTGAAAAGTAGGGAATGCCATATTTTCCGGTCATTTTCCAGACATTCTCAAGGTTGGGGTTGTTCCAGTTGAAATCTTCAGTGATGTTGTAGGTGGGAATGGGAAAGGTAAAGACCCTGCCCTTGGCATCCCCATCCATCATCACCTCGGCAAAGGCGTTGTTGATGGTGTCCATCTCATCCTGGTACTCGGCATAGGTGGTTTCCTGGTATTTACCGCCGATGATAACCGGTGAATCCTTGAGAATCCCCGGCACCACAAGATCCATGGTGATGTTCGTAAACGGGGTCTGAAAACCCACCCGGGTGGGAATGTTGATGTTGAATACAAACTCCTGGAGGGCCTGCCTTACTTCTTTATAGCCAAGTTTGTCTGCCCGTACAAAGGGGGCCAGCAGGGTGTCGAAGTTGCTCATGGCCTGGGCCCCTGCTGCCTCGCCCTGGAGGGTGTAGAAGAAATTGACCATCTGGCCCAGGGCTGTCCTGAAATGTTTGGGGGGTGAGCTTTCCACCTTGCCGGCAACGCCCTTGAAGCCTTCCATGAGCAGATCCTGGAGATCCCAGCCCACGCAGTAGACCGATAAAAGGCTCAGGTCATGGATGTGGAGGTCACCGTTGTTGTGGGAATCCCTCACCTCGGGCGGATAGATTCGGTTGAGCCAGTATTCGGAAGTGATGTCCGATGAGATAAAGTTGTTCAGGCCCTGGAGGGAGTAACTCATGTTTGAATTTTCTTTGACCTTCCAGTCCATCCGTTGGATGTAGGAATCCATCAGCCCCACATTTTCTTCGATGGTGATTCTCCGGATCTGGTTGCGCTGCTCCCGGTAGATGATGTAGGCCTTGGCCGTCTTATAAAAGGGAGAATCCAAGAGGATTCGTTCCACGATGTCCTGGATCTCTTCAACTTCGGGGCATTTTCCCAGACGGAGATTCCTTGCAAGGGTTATCACTTTGAGGGTGAGCTTTTTTGCCTCTCTTTCATCAAATTCACCAGTTGCCTTTCCTGCCTTTGCAATGGCGTCAACGATTTTTGATGAATCAAATTGCGCAACCCTTCCGTCCCGTTTATTTATTGTTTCAAACATGAATAGCCCCTTGAAATTGGTATGTTTTTGTACTATTAAATATCGTATATTTTATGGGAAATGAAAAATGTCGTCCCCTTTAGGATTCCGGGACTTTACCCAATATAGGGGAGTGTGTCAAGTGATTAGTTCAATATATTGTGTCCTGGGCTGGAAAGTACCGGCAGTTGGGGCGGAGAAAATAAAGAGGGGTTGCCTGTGAAGCTTGACCAGAATTCCGTCTACAGAAGCGTCATCACCCCCTGGTATGATTCCAACGCCGCCTGTCGTGGAATGCTCGTTTTCCTGGGACTGGTTATCCTCTTTGCCGGGGTCGGCATCTGGGTTGCGTTGACGAACAGCGACTATGAAGCCTATGTCTGGTTTCCCGTCACCCTTGCAAGCCTGGCAGCATTTGTTATGGTT
Coding sequences:
- the mobB gene encoding molybdopterin-guanine dinucleotide biosynthesis protein B — its product is MRPLTIAIVGKSRSGKTTLLEKIIPILKSRGHKIGVVKHAHRGFDMDKTGKDSWRHKKAGAASTLVVSDKAIALVKDIEAPSLKDVVHYLSDMDLIIVEGFKHERIPKIEIFRTAGGHENPLFIEDPNLVAFITDASLRPPVPTFDINDAEAVALFIETTFIHDQPQH
- a CDS encoding shikimate kinase — its product is MKRKTNIVLIGMPAAGKSTIGVLLAKKLGLSFMDTDLVIQAREKKLLPEIIAQRGIDRFLELEERCLCSLGVTDSVIATGGSAVYSGQAMAALGGTGVLVYLETGLDALETRLSSLDSRGVVRSRGQSVADLYRERIPLYQKYADVTVPCGSMTPDQVLSTLMNIKQIVKG
- a CDS encoding GGDEF domain-containing protein is translated as MKGSLNRLSNKVSAVFSTLFSAAGRQSDHRRLTQYIVTLNQKQNPREIISEVSLCFKDILNYRLFAFVIRTDRGIDVWLDPRMYKKSLESVIINDFDITDNSNINYLNHTFHPDDKESECSLKNLTSYDLIEENCRAKIYMLPNQTLLNYHDEIVNIILKSTGIAISRQMNIARLTDAASLDPLTGCYNRREFQNQIQRSVSDATRHKKPLSIFMFDIDHFKRVNDTHGHPAGDEVLKEISRLVADNIRRGDTLARYGGEEFIAILPETAKHKAIELADRLRLKIQSKEIKTDSGNIKVTASFGIAELHPHADSSRLVKDADEMLYKSKLSGRNRVMPGLIKIAPPKKAVKIRH
- a CDS encoding HD domain-containing protein; the protein is MKTQALDTLKQQFSDYAATFIDPGVDDGPHVLKRNHTLRVCREIVDIGEALGLSGPDLILAQAIALLHDIGRFEQFKRYNTFLDAVSANHAALGVEVIEALRLLDPLTPEERELIIDAVRFHNAADLPGDRDKRTLFFMGLIRDADKLDIWQVVIDHYLNHGKKTDKFIELGLEDRGGYSPEAFQALFQRRFVRSAAVKQLNDFKLMQISWVFDLNFTPTIDRVKDRHYIEKIASTMPQCPDLSTALDHVFNHMDTHTHDTYTLC
- the panC gene encoding pantoate--beta-alanine ligase, whose amino-acid sequence is MDIIKTTGQMQQWSERVRKQGKTICLVPTMGYFHDGHLSLMDAGRTQADHLVVSLFVNPIQFGANEDLDAYPTDHDRDFKLAELKGAAVVFAPGPEELYPPGFQTAVTLSQLPLHLCGLSRPVHFQGVATVVTKLFNIVGPDVAVFGSKDFQQLQVIRRLVKDLNFNIRIMGCPIVREADGLAMSSRNLYLSADERNSALSLSCSLALAAEMVQAGETRCRPIIAAVEKFILGHQGTQVDYVCLCDPLTLEAVDTITSPVLLALAVQVGTTRLIDNQVIDPEQ
- a CDS encoding HD domain-containing protein: METALPTRKEAFDLLKEFNTSDSLIRHGLAVEGVMGHFADKFGKDREKWQIIGLVHDLDYERYPDQHCKKTREILMARNWPEAYIRAIESHGWGLCSDVKPESLLEKTLYAVDELTGLITSTCLVRPSRSVLDLKAKSVTKKWKDKSFAAGVDRSVIQKGAEMLQMDRGELISETILGMQAVAEAIGLKGNL
- a CDS encoding DUF3141 domain-containing protein — translated: MEQHPVMEYPGSAFFKDLWEYVDDAWQRGVLFMDTLRKRGNIYNEHLAQGNPPVLTFDYKIVMDGRNFEKPVNFTLARIINRRHQPVFKANDDKERRAVQVDQETRTSTSIRRPIVILDPRAGHGPGIGGSKRDSEIGIALTLGHPVYFILFFPEPEPGQTLADVQRTQVRFLQEINRLHPDAEKPALIGNCQGGWAAALIGADRPDLTGPLVFNGSPLSYWAGVEGKNPMRYKGGLTGGTWMTSLFSDLGNGKFDGANLVAGFEDLNPANSLWTKQYNVYARIDTEEHRYLEFERWWNGYYYMTAEEIHFIVSNLFVGNRLEQGLLELDERTRIDLKNIEDPVLVFASSGDNITPPQQALNWIIKVWGSVDGLKTHGQVVVYLLHKTIGHLGIFVSGKVSKKEHMEIISSIDLMEYLSPGLYEMVIRDDADPAETEAYTVKFEERTMDDILALDDGALNEGDFRAVSAASNFNDTMYRTFVSPWVKAFTTPFSAELIRQSNPLRWSRYAFSDNNPWMLPFKRLAPIIKENRRKVTPDNPFSDLETSSAKAVGDLLHTYSDLRDDAQELCFRTIYGNRLVQDSFKYRMDEITEQEKNLKRTMEKKQQIETEQRMKAAMESGGFIKGLLRMMAALMGADHAIDQEELRYIRQLVTFHNIMTRTTEASLKRKMQEQVKLLQFDEQRAISAIPKLIRGAENRLTAIQIAEALVHADPVATKKETRFMDQIREMLDDKKTLA